The following nucleotide sequence is from Cottoperca gobio chromosome 20, fCotGob3.1, whole genome shotgun sequence.
ATCTGCATGTTGATCTAAACATCATTAAAACCAGTACATTGAGTGCTAGTTATATTTTAAAAGGCCTTGTTGTTTTCTAAGGCACATATTTCACCTATTTCCTTTTGTCCAGGTTGAAACTTTCTTGTTGTCACAAGGGGGTGCTCTTTACCCACATTGCTTATGGCTGTTGTATTTCACTGCTGTTTATTCTTCTGTTTAGGGGCAAAGGTCATCATAGCGTGCAGGGACATGGAGCGAGGACAGGCCGCTGTGACGCAAGTCATTGAAAGCTCAGGCAGCGAAAATGTCATTTGCATGAAACTTGACTTGGCGGACAGCAAGTCGATAAGAGAGTTCGCTGAAGCCATCAACAAAGGTTAACCAatgtgttcctttttttttttttttttttgaaagctGTACACATGAAGAGACTTTTAAAGCCACAAGCATTTTAACTTCTTAATCTTGTTTTGTACAGGAGAGCCGAAGCTCAACATCCTCATCAACAATGCCGGTGTGATGGTTTGTCCTTATGGGAAAACGGAAGATGGCTTTGAGATGCAGATCGGTGTCAATCACTTCGGTAAATAAAACGACTCTTACCTGTGCAATGAGGAAAGCAGTTAAAGATGCGAGAGTCTAGAATTGGACTTCTTTGACACACACATTGTTCTGAATCTATTTCAAAATCTGTTTAATCTGCAGATACTTTTGTAAGCGGAGCTAATAGTTTCGTAAGAACTCCTCCAATTATTTAGAGCTTGTGTCATGTTGGCTTGCCAAACATCAGTGACTTACTGAAGCTCAAAGGTTTGTgtccagtgcacacacactccttccaGCCAAGTCTCCAAATGGGAGGTATCAGGACACTCAAACAATTCCCATACCTGCACGTAATGACCACTAGGAGGCAGACTATAAAAGCTTTCTTCTCCCTCGTGTTCTTGTTAAATCGAATATATCTTAAGAGTACTTTGGTTTCGCtgtaacatttttaatggcTTACTTTTGAAAAGGTAGAAGCAAAGCGTACATTACATGTATCTCATATTTcttttatacatacatagacTTGGGACATCACTTTTAAACCTTTCACACCGTCTATTATGCTTTATTGTTTAGCAGAAATCCCCTgctgttaaatatttattggtGTTGATTTTATAAAGCTTGTTGCGCTGGTGTCTAAGAAGGCACCTTTGGTAAGATAAAGAGTTTGTTTATGACCCTGCCATTAGAACATTTGCCCCTGTCAAGGTTTATAGACCACAGATTTATTGACTTCCTTATCTATAAATGTCGTCTTTAAATCTAATCTCTCACACTGCCAGTCACAAGTTGTATTGTAATACACTTTAGGTTGTAAttataaaagtaaagtaaatataacTTTTTGACTTATTTATCTTAATTGAAATTACTTGGATTGATCAATATGATGCTTTTTCCATTTTGTAGCTGTGCAGTTCTTATGTTTCTTAGTCCTGTGTTCATACCTTAATGAAGGTTTCCATTATTTCCGACTAATTGTTAACCCAGGCCTGTCAGTTACAGTCCTTCGTGATTTCTTACAgaattgttatatattgttaaaCACAGTATTCAAACGTACATGTACTTGCCTATAATGACGAataagtgtctttttttttttttttaaagaaaccagAAACTTTACGCAAAAGTTGAAACAACAATTGAACAAAGTGACAAGTTTGTAGCGCAGGGACAAATTAGCGCTGCAATAATCAAGTGgaatgtttacattgtatttatatttagttcATCCCGTTTAGTGATTATCAGCAcaacaaactacagcctccaaaatTACCTTCTTTAAGTTGAATCGACACCTTTCAACAAACACGGAACATTTTCACCCTTTTTCaaaaactggcaactgagtgtgAACATGTGTAGGAAAAACTGTTAGACCATGTGAGGAAATCCTCTTGTAAGACTTTTGGAACACGTTACAACATCTATTTGACGCAGCGTAGATTCTGGATACAAAAGCTTTTTATTGGGGGTATTAAGCAGCCGTCCTGTGCCGTTCATTAAGCTTGGAAATGTAAAACTAAACGCACGTTTCTCaaatattccttttttattttctactttctCAAAAATTGAATAATGAAAGTAACGTCCTTTGTTCTCCAGGTCACTTCCTGTTGACCCATTTGTTGATCGACCTGATTAAAAGATCGGCACCAGCCAGGATTGTCACGGTGTCCTCCATGGCGCACACCTGGGGCTCCATCAATCTGGAAGACatcaacagtgtgaagagttaCGACAAGAAGGCAGCCTACTCTCAGAGCAAGCTAGCCAATGTCCTCTTCACCCGCTCACTGGCTAAGAAACTAGAAGGTGCGCAATCTACCAATCTCCCACCATTCTATGCCTTTTAAGAGAagtacttttttttctccattattTATATACCGTTTCACTCTTGTTGTACACTAACAGTAATCAGCTGTTGACGTCTTTCAGGCACAGGTGTGACGACATATTCTCTCCACCCTGGAGTCGTCCAGACAGATTTATGGCGTCATCTGAGCGGCCCTCAACAGGTCGTCATGAAGATGGTCAGTCCTTTCACCAAAAACTCTTCCCAGGGAGCTCAGACGAGCATTTACTGCGCGGTGGAGCCATCACTGGAGAAGGAGAGCGGTGGATACTACAGGTACACTTAGTTTTTTCACATGCAGCTCATCATATACTTATCAACGACACCCGATGCAACTGTGGAGGTCGAGAAGGTAACTGGCGGTTAACAAGTAATGGCGTGATATAGTCGGAGTTGTGACCACACCAAAAGAGATTTATTTCTTTTGAATAATGTTTAGAAGCCAGAAATaaatttagaaatgtatttttattttgtgttaatctgatggtgtattagggccattgtgggtcaaataaaaaaaagacggGGAGGGTAGTGTTCCAAGAAAACTCAAGATTATGGTCTTAAAACGTGGATAgtttctgagattaaagtcgtgCATTTACgagaaacttttttttattttttatcctacaatggccctaaaacgccaatttatttttaacctgATAATCATCCTCCAACCCTAAAATCTATCAGTTGCAACCTCTTGTTAGGACCCCAGATTGGCAACATAATATACAACATAGTAACCAGTACTCACTTTCCAGTCAACAAATTATGAACCACATGAACAACTGAACCATAAACGTATTGTGCATTGAATCATGCAGGACCAcactaaatgtataaaagaGAAGATTTATCAAAATGATACGTCGCTCTCATGTAATCTAATATGTCTTTGTTTACAGCGACTGTGCTCCTGCCAACTGCTCAGCTGCCGGTCGAGACGACGAGCTGGCGCAGAAGTTATGGGAGTTGAGCTGTAAGGAGCTGTCGGTAACATGGGAATAAAGCAACCACGATTTCAGTCCTTCAGTTTCACCAGCCTGCCAAGAAATTATGTTGCAAAACATTTCCAGCACTCCTTGTATGCGTTTGTTTTacatactaacacacacaacatggcaCTCTATTTAATTACTAAAATtctaatgtataatataaagaaGTCTAAAATACTTTTCCACTTTTATAATGGCTGTGTAGTGGATATTTTTGAATAAATTGTTGAGTAATCCAGAATACAGGTGTCTCCGTGTCACAAATGTTTCTCTGTACCTGTATCTTCTGGCATTAAACTCTGTTGCACTCCatcctttttgtctttgttcctACTTGCAcatgattgttgttttttattaatgtagtaccaagaaacatatttttggcCAACTGCATACTTATTTAGAAGGGAGAAAGTGAACAGGTAGCACCACAACATGACAAAGCAgttttgtgattttcattttgattgttttctttctccacaaATGTTGGTACGATATCTGCTGTCATAAACTGAGCGGCTCATATCTGCTGTGACCACGTGTCTTTTGTACCCTAGCCTTTCCTAACACTTCCACTTTCATATTCACGCTCTGTGCTTGGTCAGAGTAATAAAGACAACCACTTAGTTAGGGTGTAACTATGATAAATGTCTGAAACGAAACCTGGAGTCACCCCATCGTTGGATAACATATTGATTTACTTATTATACTCTGTCTAAGCATTTGCAAGGCGccataaatgtgtatgtgaacCTTCATCTCCATGGCCACGTATACAATAAATCATTGTATAATAAAAGAAGGAGGCTATAAGAATCAAGCGTAAGTCCGACAGTGATActatcattttctttctcagtgATGTTCAGTCAGAATGGAAGAAGCTGAAGACGTTATTGCCGTGGTGGGCATAGGATGCAATTTTCCTGGAGGTAAGTCCTTTGAATTTGTGGGCatagctttgtttgttttttgtctttcttcatattttattgACACATTTgccatttacattttactcacAGTGTGTATTAAGACATATGAATAATATCCCTGAATGTAGTTATAGAAAAGTTGAAAGACAAACTGAATAATTTTGGATCAG
It contains:
- the rdh12l gene encoding retinol dehydrogenase 12, like; its protein translation is MQAIRNFFRAAWSSVERLNDKTVVITGANAGIGKETAIDLAKRGAKVIIACRDMERGQAAVTQVIESSGSENVICMKLDLADSKSIREFAEAINKGEPKLNILINNAGVMVCPYGKTEDGFEMQIGVNHFGHFLLTHLLIDLIKRSAPARIVTVSSMAHTWGSINLEDINSVKSYDKKAAYSQSKLANVLFTRSLAKKLEGTGVTTYSLHPGVVQTDLWRHLSGPQQVVMKMVSPFTKNSSQGAQTSIYCAVEPSLEKESGGYYSDCAPANCSAAGRDDELAQKLWELSCKELSVTWE